From the genome of Gracilibacillus salitolerans, one region includes:
- a CDS encoding alpha-mannosidase, whose product MPYEKIKNEKLHQMKAFIEGKIYNKIASLEVEAWVTKEPARFSERNKGTYLQLSAGDKWGELWDCAWFRFAGRVPNQAKGEKIVLLIDVNGELCLVDHNGTPMQGLTNVNSEFELALGKPGKRVVEIAEKASGMEEIELWADAGCNDLFGHFRSGTLKEADIAICNEEIHNLYYDVEVLLELTEQLEEDSVRRARILQSLYDVSLLLVNWSDESVRKAREILAIPLQKQNGDVDLTISAVGHAHIDLAWLWPIRETIRKGARTFSTVLRNMEKYPNYIFGASQPQLYQWMKEYYPELYGQIKQRITEGRWEVQGGMWVEPDSNVPSGESLIRQVLHGKKFFEVEFGKEVRTLWVPDIFGYSASLPQILKQSDIDFVMTQKLSWSEYNDHPHHTFYWEGIDGSKVLTHLPPEDTYNSPAAPRSIKKIEREYYDKNISEHSLMLFGIGDGGGGPGEEHLERLEREKNLLGLSPVVQEPAIRFFEKLESSSDKYKTWTGELYLEKHQGTLTTQARNKKYNRTIEKALRELEFAATLTMVKGIKEYPATELDSIWKEVMLYQFHDILPGSSISRVYDESLARYQKIQEKVENLIDEHYQALNQYLHLSGLTLFNSLPWPRREWIMSKGKWRKVTIPSMGYIALHDNSDPEFIPEYIELKAEETLLENDLITITFNQDGTIRSIYDKENERETIANNCSANKLAIYHDHGDAWDFPTDYKSIKQMSPILENVQCDVNGPIASVTHFYQYGNSTIKQSVVMTLGSRQIDFKTKVNWNESNKMLRTSFPLSLRSDHVHCDIQFGYLNRPTHKNTQWDFAKDEICAHHWIDMSESNYGVALLNDCKYGHRAEGNELDINLLRSPNSPDPQADRAVHEFVYSFYPHKGDFIISEVYKKGYELNIPVRKVEEIDTDNTKKVKLDSFIQLNGGSVMIETIKKAEMDDDIILRLYETSGSHTSTEIKLNFAIQDVVETNLLEEPKQFITLDGPVSFTPFEIKTFKIKPKK is encoded by the coding sequence ATGCCATACGAAAAGATAAAGAATGAAAAATTACATCAAATGAAGGCTTTTATTGAAGGGAAAATTTATAACAAGATAGCATCTTTAGAAGTGGAAGCGTGGGTAACTAAAGAACCAGCTCGGTTTAGCGAGAGAAACAAAGGAACTTATCTACAGCTATCCGCGGGTGATAAATGGGGAGAGCTTTGGGATTGTGCATGGTTCCGCTTTGCTGGTAGAGTTCCGAACCAAGCGAAAGGGGAAAAAATTGTTCTTTTGATTGATGTTAATGGTGAGTTATGTTTGGTTGACCATAACGGTACACCAATGCAAGGGTTAACCAATGTCAATTCAGAATTTGAGTTAGCTCTTGGTAAACCTGGAAAGAGGGTTGTTGAAATAGCAGAAAAAGCTTCCGGCATGGAAGAAATAGAGCTTTGGGCTGATGCAGGTTGCAATGATTTGTTCGGTCATTTTAGATCAGGAACATTAAAAGAAGCAGATATTGCCATTTGTAATGAGGAAATACACAACCTTTATTATGATGTGGAGGTGCTACTAGAACTTACTGAACAATTGGAAGAAGATTCGGTTAGAAGAGCAAGAATTTTACAATCATTGTATGATGTTTCACTTTTATTAGTCAATTGGTCTGATGAAAGTGTTAGGAAGGCCAGAGAAATTCTTGCCATACCATTACAAAAACAAAATGGAGATGTTGATCTAACTATTAGTGCTGTTGGGCATGCCCATATTGATTTAGCTTGGTTGTGGCCAATAAGAGAAACGATACGAAAAGGTGCTCGGACGTTTTCAACGGTACTTCGTAATATGGAAAAATACCCAAACTATATTTTTGGGGCTAGTCAGCCACAATTATACCAATGGATGAAAGAGTATTATCCCGAATTATACGGGCAAATAAAACAACGAATTACTGAAGGACGCTGGGAAGTTCAAGGTGGAATGTGGGTTGAACCGGATTCTAATGTGCCTAGTGGGGAGTCATTAATTCGTCAAGTGCTTCATGGGAAAAAATTCTTTGAAGTTGAATTTGGTAAGGAAGTTAGAACTTTATGGGTCCCTGATATTTTTGGGTATTCTGCAAGTTTGCCACAAATTCTTAAGCAATCAGATATTGATTTTGTAATGACCCAAAAGTTGTCTTGGAGTGAATATAACGATCACCCACACCACACTTTTTATTGGGAGGGGATCGATGGCAGCAAAGTGCTGACTCATTTACCACCGGAAGATACTTATAACAGTCCTGCCGCTCCACGATCTATCAAAAAAATAGAAAGAGAATATTATGATAAAAATATTTCCGAACATAGTTTAATGCTATTTGGAATTGGAGACGGTGGTGGGGGCCCCGGAGAAGAGCACCTAGAACGATTAGAACGAGAAAAAAATCTTTTAGGTCTATCTCCGGTAGTACAGGAACCGGCTATTCGCTTTTTTGAAAAGCTAGAATCCTCATCTGACAAATACAAAACTTGGACTGGTGAGCTCTATTTAGAAAAACACCAAGGTACATTGACTACACAGGCCCGTAATAAAAAGTACAATCGTACAATCGAGAAAGCACTGCGCGAATTAGAATTTGCAGCAACTCTTACGATGGTTAAAGGAATCAAAGAATACCCAGCAACAGAATTAGACTCGATATGGAAAGAAGTTATGCTATACCAATTCCATGATATCCTACCTGGATCATCGATCAGTCGTGTATATGATGAATCACTGGCACGTTACCAGAAGATACAAGAAAAGGTAGAAAATCTAATAGATGAACACTACCAGGCATTGAATCAATACCTTCATTTATCTGGACTAACGTTATTTAATTCATTACCTTGGCCCAGACGAGAGTGGATAATGTCTAAGGGTAAGTGGAGAAAAGTAACGATACCATCCATGGGATATATAGCATTACATGATAACAGTGATCCAGAATTTATACCTGAATACATAGAATTGAAGGCTGAAGAGACATTGCTTGAAAATGATCTGATAACCATTACATTTAATCAAGACGGTACGATTCGATCTATATATGATAAAGAAAATGAAAGAGAAACGATAGCGAATAACTGCTCCGCAAATAAATTAGCAATCTACCATGACCATGGAGATGCATGGGACTTCCCGACCGATTATAAATCGATCAAACAAATGAGCCCAATACTTGAGAATGTTCAATGTGATGTTAATGGTCCAATAGCATCTGTTACACACTTTTATCAATATGGAAATTCAACTATAAAGCAATCTGTGGTGATGACTTTGGGAAGCAGACAAATTGATTTTAAAACGAAAGTAAATTGGAATGAATCGAACAAAATGCTTCGTACTTCTTTTCCGCTTAGTTTAAGAAGTGATCATGTCCATTGTGATATTCAATTTGGCTATTTAAATCGTCCAACACATAAAAATACCCAATGGGATTTTGCGAAGGATGAAATATGTGCTCATCATTGGATAGATATGTCTGAGTCTAATTATGGTGTTGCACTTTTAAATGATTGCAAATATGGTCATCGTGCTGAAGGAAATGAGTTGGACATTAACTTATTACGAAGTCCTAACAGTCCCGATCCACAAGCGGATCGAGCAGTGCATGAATTTGTTTATAGTTTTTATCCGCATAAGGGTGACTTTATCATAAGTGAAGTCTATAAAAAAGGCTATGAGTTGAATATACCAGTTCGTAAAGTGGAGGAAATAGATACAGATAATACTAAAAAAGTTAAGTTAGATTCTTTTATTCAATTAAATGGTGGAAGTGTGATGATTGAGACAATCAAAAAAGCTGAAATGGATGATGATATTATTTTGCGTTTATATGAAACATCTGGAAGCCATACAAGTACCGAAATAAAACTTAATTTTGCAATTCAGGATGTAGTGGAGACCAATTTGTTAGAAGAGCCTAAACAGTTTATAACGCTAGATGGACCTGTTTCGTTTACACCATTCGAAATTAAAACATTTAAGATAAAACCAAAAAAATGA
- a CDS encoding GntR family transcriptional regulator, whose translation MKSLYEQIYESLKQDIISAKYKVGDQVPSEKELSEYFNVSTITTKKALEKLTHEGFVYRKRGKGTFVSKNTIDMKIVKHDVQTKKPLFGLILTTFDDSFGNKLIASLEEASQDECFIILRRSLSIPNREDKVIRELLEYGIDGLIISPAKAEHYSLEILKMIVNQFPLVLIDRSFKGLATTSVSTDNEQAAKMGINHLLELGHENIGILIPKDNGTTTIEDRIKGIVEATAEKKVIVNRDLWCSDIKSPYPTHADTKKDIEVIMNHIKKNRNITALFALEYNIAVLAKQAVEQLKLKIPEDISILCFDSPPRNALEWNFTHLQQNEEEIGRLALNNLLEMYNGNFIIDDIRVSATLIEGDTTIKNSFTRGPTKL comes from the coding sequence ATGAAATCTTTATATGAACAAATATACGAATCATTAAAGCAAGATATTATATCTGCAAAATATAAAGTTGGTGACCAGGTTCCATCTGAAAAAGAGTTGTCTGAATATTTTAATGTAAGTACTATTACAACTAAAAAGGCTTTAGAAAAGTTAACGCATGAGGGATTTGTTTATCGGAAACGTGGTAAAGGTACATTTGTTTCAAAAAATACTATTGACATGAAGATTGTGAAACACGATGTCCAAACTAAAAAGCCATTGTTTGGTTTAATTTTGACTACTTTTGATGATAGTTTTGGAAACAAATTAATTGCAAGTCTTGAAGAAGCATCCCAGGATGAATGCTTTATAATTTTAAGGCGATCTTTAAGCATCCCAAATAGAGAAGATAAGGTGATAAGAGAATTACTTGAATATGGAATAGACGGACTCATTATATCACCAGCTAAAGCTGAACACTATAGTCTTGAAATTCTCAAAATGATTGTGAATCAGTTTCCTTTAGTGTTAATTGATCGATCTTTTAAAGGTTTAGCTACTACTTCAGTTTCAACAGATAACGAACAAGCGGCTAAAATGGGGATTAATCATTTGTTGGAACTTGGGCATGAAAATATAGGTATTCTTATACCCAAAGATAATGGAACAACCACTATTGAAGATCGTATTAAGGGTATTGTTGAAGCTACTGCAGAAAAAAAAGTTATAGTTAATCGTGATTTATGGTGTTCGGATATAAAGAGTCCATACCCTACTCATGCGGATACAAAGAAAGATATAGAGGTTATAATGAATCATATAAAGAAAAATCGAAATATTACCGCATTATTTGCTCTTGAATATAACATTGCTGTTTTAGCGAAACAAGCTGTGGAGCAGTTGAAATTAAAGATACCAGAAGACATATCGATTCTGTGTTTTGATAGTCCACCACGAAATGCTTTAGAATGGAATTTCACACATTTACAACAAAATGAAGAAGAGATTGGTCGGTTAGCGTTAAATAATTTACTTGAAATGTACAATGGCAACTTTATAATTGATGATATTCGCGTATCAGCAACCTTGATTGAAGGGGATACAACAATAAAAAATTCGTTTACAAGGGGTCCAACTAAGCTTTAA
- a CDS encoding carbohydrate ABC transporter permease has translation MKKKWSFFSIFNYLFLAVFAFTTLYPFIYIIAYSLSDGVEAMNNPIYFLPRGFTFENYIQIFKDSTFLNAYVITILRTVIGTVLHVFLSALYAYALTRKNLPGKTFFTFFIFIPSIFSGGMIPNFILYRELGLINNFWVYVFPFLFSFFHIIIMRTFFQQLPSSLEESAQIDGASNFRVFISVILPLSMPVLATIALFQGVFHWNDWFTGTYFVTDESLRPVQTLLNELLTESEALANAAQRASQSGTTVSTGMITVTPESLRMATLIIATLPIICVYPFLQKYFVKGVMVGSIKG, from the coding sequence ATGAAAAAAAAGTGGTCGTTTTTTTCGATTTTTAATTATTTGTTTCTCGCTGTTTTTGCTTTTACTACATTATATCCGTTTATCTACATTATAGCTTACTCATTAAGTGATGGTGTGGAAGCAATGAATAATCCAATTTATTTTTTGCCGCGAGGATTCACCTTTGAAAATTATATACAGATATTTAAAGATAGTACATTTTTAAATGCGTATGTAATTACTATACTTCGAACTGTTATTGGTACGGTCTTACATGTATTTTTATCAGCGCTATATGCATATGCATTGACGAGGAAAAATTTACCAGGCAAAACCTTTTTTACTTTCTTTATTTTTATACCATCCATATTTAGTGGTGGAATGATACCTAACTTTATACTTTATCGGGAATTGGGATTAATTAATAACTTTTGGGTATATGTTTTCCCATTTTTGTTTAGTTTTTTCCATATCATTATCATGCGAACTTTTTTTCAGCAACTACCTAGTTCATTAGAAGAATCCGCACAAATAGACGGTGCTAGTAACTTTAGGGTTTTTATAAGCGTCATTTTGCCATTATCTATGCCGGTTCTTGCTACTATTGCCTTATTTCAAGGAGTATTTCACTGGAATGATTGGTTTACAGGAACTTACTTTGTTACCGATGAATCATTAAGGCCTGTACAGACACTTCTCAATGAACTATTAACTGAATCTGAAGCCTTAGCGAATGCAGCCCAAAGAGCGTCACAGTCTGGTACAACTGTTTCAACCGGGATGATTACTGTTACACCAGAATCATTACGGATGGCAACGCTGATCATTGCAACATTACCAATTATTTGTGTTTATCCATTTTTACAAAAATATTTTGTTAAAGGAGTTATGGTTGGTTCAATAAAGGGTTAA
- a CDS encoding glutaminase family protein: MTIALRPPAVPLVTVDPYFSVWSSNDHLYDDHTHHWTYQPDGTTGIHGMVGMIRIDGKVWGFMGKLSQTDNEQEQELDHLKQIQLIVEPLNTIYIFEGAGVTLKVEFMTPLLLDKLDVLARPASYVTFEVWANDGVQHDVQIYFDVTGEWCVHDTSQQVNWSRVTLENNIEDMKIGSVDQPILKREGDDTRIDWGYLHLVLPYSSRAETVIHSIDIRKQWVENRSIPKNDDTNMPRSVNENCPVMAAVLDFGTVNPEKKSNFLVLAYDDIASIEYFHQSLPGYWKRHGQTMEQTLQLAVSEYSVIKKDCYKFNKELRQRAMEVGGSKYRDIVSLAYRQAIAAHKLILDENEDLIFLSKENNSNGCIGTVDVSYPSIPLFLMYNPELVKGMMRPIFHYARSEEWPFDFAPHDVGCYPIANGQVYGKNALENQMPIEECGNMLIMMTAVSLAEGKKDFAEENWDLLTQWAEYLNKNGLDPGHQLCTDDFAGHLAHNSNLSIKAIIGIGSYGLLCGMLGKVEEKEKYIKRAKQMANEWEKMANDKDHYKLTFDQPGTWSLKYNLIWDNVFSLNLFSKDVKQKEIKYYLTQQNRFGIPLDSRETYTKADWLVWAAALADQKEEGLSLIEPLWHFLNETEDRVPFTDWYDTKTGKRLNFKNRSVVGGLFMLLLKVTDWNNN; encoded by the coding sequence ATGACTATCGCACTTAGACCTCCCGCGGTACCTTTGGTAACAGTAGATCCTTATTTTAGTGTCTGGAGTAGCAATGACCATCTTTATGACGATCACACACATCATTGGACATATCAACCAGATGGAACAACTGGTATCCATGGGATGGTAGGAATGATTCGTATAGATGGAAAAGTATGGGGCTTCATGGGTAAGCTATCTCAAACTGATAATGAACAGGAACAAGAACTAGACCACTTGAAACAAATCCAACTTATCGTAGAGCCATTAAATACAATTTATATTTTTGAAGGTGCAGGTGTAACACTAAAAGTAGAATTTATGACTCCTCTCTTGCTAGATAAGTTAGATGTCCTAGCTAGACCAGCATCATATGTAACATTTGAGGTGTGGGCGAATGATGGTGTGCAACATGATGTTCAAATTTATTTTGATGTGACAGGAGAATGGTGTGTACATGATACAAGTCAACAAGTGAATTGGTCACGAGTGACTTTAGAGAACAATATTGAAGACATGAAAATAGGTTCAGTGGATCAGCCTATATTAAAGCGTGAAGGTGATGATACACGCATTGATTGGGGATACCTTCATTTAGTATTACCTTATTCTAGTCGTGCAGAGACCGTTATTCATTCCATTGATATTCGCAAACAATGGGTGGAAAACAGGTCGATACCTAAGAATGACGATACGAATATGCCTCGCAGCGTAAACGAAAATTGCCCTGTGATGGCAGCAGTACTGGATTTTGGAACCGTTAATCCAGAAAAAAAATCTAATTTTTTAGTTCTAGCCTATGATGATATTGCTTCAATCGAATATTTTCATCAATCACTTCCTGGATATTGGAAAAGACATGGTCAAACGATGGAACAGACGCTGCAATTAGCTGTTAGTGAGTATTCCGTAATCAAAAAAGATTGCTATAAATTTAATAAAGAATTAAGGCAGAGAGCTATGGAAGTGGGTGGTTCCAAATATAGAGACATTGTATCACTGGCATATCGTCAGGCCATTGCAGCTCATAAGCTGATTCTTGATGAAAATGAGGATTTGATATTTCTCTCTAAGGAAAATAACAGTAACGGATGCATTGGAACAGTAGATGTGAGTTATCCATCTATACCACTTTTCTTAATGTATAATCCGGAGTTGGTCAAGGGTATGATGCGCCCCATTTTTCATTATGCACGGTCAGAAGAATGGCCCTTTGATTTTGCGCCGCATGATGTCGGTTGTTATCCGATTGCTAATGGACAGGTATATGGAAAAAATGCACTAGAGAACCAGATGCCAATTGAAGAGTGTGGCAATATGTTAATTATGATGACTGCTGTAAGTTTGGCAGAAGGAAAAAAGGATTTCGCAGAAGAAAACTGGGATCTACTGACCCAGTGGGCTGAATACCTCAATAAGAACGGACTAGATCCAGGACATCAACTTTGCACGGACGACTTTGCTGGACATTTAGCACATAATTCTAACCTTTCGATTAAAGCAATTATAGGAATAGGGAGTTATGGACTCCTATGTGGAATGTTAGGGAAAGTGGAGGAAAAGGAGAAGTATATAAAGCGGGCAAAGCAGATGGCAAACGAATGGGAGAAAATGGCAAATGATAAAGATCATTATAAATTAACATTTGATCAGCCTGGAACCTGGAGTCTAAAGTATAACCTTATTTGGGATAACGTGTTTTCATTAAACTTATTTTCCAAAGATGTTAAACAAAAAGAAATAAAATACTATCTAACACAGCAGAATCGTTTTGGAATCCCATTAGATAGTCGAGAGACGTATACAAAAGCAGATTGGCTAGTATGGGCAGCGGCTTTAGCTGATCAAAAAGAAGAGGGGCTTTCACTAATTGAACCACTTTGGCATTTTTTAAATGAAACGGAAGACCGTGTCCCATTTACAGATTGGTATGATACAAAAACAGGAAAACGGTTAAACTTCAAAAACCGTTCTGTTGTTGGGGGTCTATTTATGTTGTTGCTCAAAGTGACTGATTGGAATAATAATTAG
- a CDS encoding ABC transporter permease has translation MNNIEIGAKTNRSNLSKSNKKSIWLRIWQHRLYYLFMLPGIIWFIIFSYIPMYGLTVAFKDFNFVGGITGSPWAGLKYFKEFFNFYQSWEIIRNTLTISVMKLVIGFPMPIILALLLNEVKVLKFKKAVQTISYLPHFISWVVVVTILQRMLTPYGGPINEILASLGFDKIQFLGNLSYFYQVIILSDVWKTVGFGAIIYLAAISGVDQQLYESAKMDGANRFRQMWHITIPSIRPVMVIMFLLACGSIMTVGYEQLLLLNTPATASVGTVLDVYVIQSGLEQGRLSYATAVGLFQGIIGVILIVVANSISKKVNETSLW, from the coding sequence ATGAATAATATTGAAATTGGTGCAAAAACTAATAGGTCAAATTTAAGTAAGTCAAATAAGAAAAGTATCTGGTTAAGAATCTGGCAACATCGTTTATATTATCTATTTATGCTTCCGGGTATCATTTGGTTTATAATCTTTTCGTACATACCAATGTATGGTTTAACGGTAGCTTTTAAGGATTTTAATTTTGTAGGTGGGATTACTGGCAGCCCATGGGCTGGATTGAAGTATTTTAAGGAATTCTTTAACTTTTATCAATCTTGGGAAATTATTCGCAACACACTAACGATAAGTGTGATGAAGTTAGTGATAGGATTTCCAATGCCAATAATTTTGGCCTTGTTATTAAATGAAGTAAAGGTTCTGAAATTTAAAAAGGCAGTACAAACAATCTCCTATTTACCTCACTTTATTTCTTGGGTCGTCGTAGTTACAATTTTGCAACGAATGCTTACTCCATATGGTGGTCCAATTAATGAAATTTTAGCTTCTTTAGGTTTCGACAAAATTCAATTCTTAGGTAATCTTAGTTATTTTTATCAGGTTATCATTCTCTCAGATGTTTGGAAAACAGTGGGCTTTGGAGCAATTATATATTTGGCAGCCATTTCAGGGGTTGATCAGCAATTATATGAATCTGCCAAAATGGATGGTGCCAATAGGTTTAGACAAATGTGGCATATTACAATACCTTCTATTCGTCCAGTGATGGTGATTATGTTCTTACTTGCATGCGGTAGCATTATGACAGTAGGGTATGAACAATTGTTACTATTAAACACTCCTGCAACTGCTTCCGTAGGTACGGTATTAGACGTTTATGTTATTCAATCGGGATTAGAGCAAGGGCGGTTAAGTTATGCAACAGCTGTAGGGTTATTTCAAGGTATTATCGGTGTAATTCTAATTGTAGTTGCTAACAGCATTAGCAAGAAAGTAAATGAAACATCATTATGGTAA
- a CDS encoding extracellular solute-binding protein, with the protein MKEKITKMFMALLIFLLFTLLAACSNETGSNQDDGDTVTLKVLHNWNGSSANAPEDPMNNPVAEKITEETGVKLDFEYTNGSEVDKLTQVLATGEFPDIYIGPAWGKESEILLEAANEGQLHDLTSYIEEYPRLEEVVKKENMSISLYNNIISKQEGGQFMLHSMYPATETDIEDWLYGLYVNEDIANEVGIDPGSIKTPDDLYNFLKAVKEGEFQASGNLVFPLGAYDNGWPLDITSEMFVPVAGSGSWFIDDEGNARYNFMTEEYEEWILYMRKLMSEGLLDPEVYSHTGTIAREKVSQGRYAVIPNQFPGLWNDTKQGDIEEKYVPLGPLEDFSGDRYRTEFNVQGSQLIAVFAEASEEKLEAFIKLFDYLSSDEGFILTKYGIEGIHYDLVDGEVTAKEEMIEKRNDGTFKNEGVDHYIAFSGLDREDSLGGGPFGHQFDKQFEVKDKFTEIRRNDGIQPITGIDPHSVLQEHPNFEQIEPVTVVMGDVVQQAIHAGSDEEALNIINETRGALVDAGIEEVAAEITKQAQSGTEFMRYRTSN; encoded by the coding sequence ATGAAAGAGAAAATCACCAAGATGTTTATGGCTTTATTGATATTTTTACTATTTACTTTGTTAGCTGCATGCAGTAATGAAACTGGAAGTAATCAAGACGATGGGGATACAGTTACGTTGAAAGTCCTTCATAATTGGAATGGGTCAAGTGCAAATGCACCAGAAGATCCGATGAATAACCCTGTTGCAGAAAAGATAACAGAAGAAACTGGTGTGAAATTGGACTTTGAGTACACGAATGGTAGTGAAGTTGATAAATTAACACAGGTTTTAGCAACTGGAGAGTTTCCGGATATTTATATCGGTCCTGCATGGGGAAAAGAATCCGAAATATTATTAGAAGCTGCGAACGAGGGCCAGTTACATGATTTAACGTCGTATATAGAAGAGTATCCAAGGCTAGAAGAAGTTGTGAAAAAAGAGAATATGTCCATTTCTTTATATAATAATATCATTAGCAAACAAGAAGGCGGTCAATTTATGCTCCATTCTATGTATCCAGCTACCGAGACTGATATAGAAGATTGGTTGTATGGATTGTATGTAAATGAAGATATTGCAAACGAGGTTGGAATAGATCCAGGTTCAATAAAGACACCAGACGATTTATACAACTTTTTGAAAGCGGTTAAAGAAGGTGAGTTTCAAGCAAGTGGTAATCTTGTTTTTCCATTAGGTGCGTATGATAATGGTTGGCCATTGGATATCACTTCTGAAATGTTTGTACCTGTAGCAGGATCTGGTAGTTGGTTTATTGATGATGAGGGGAACGCAAGGTATAACTTTATGACGGAGGAATATGAAGAATGGATCTTATATATGAGAAAGTTAATGAGTGAAGGTTTACTGGATCCTGAAGTTTATTCACATACTGGAACAATTGCCAGAGAAAAAGTTTCACAAGGCAGGTATGCAGTAATACCAAATCAATTTCCTGGTCTTTGGAATGATACGAAACAAGGTGACATTGAGGAAAAATATGTTCCTTTAGGACCGCTAGAGGACTTTAGTGGAGATCGTTATCGTACAGAATTTAACGTTCAAGGAAGTCAGTTAATTGCTGTCTTTGCAGAAGCTTCTGAAGAAAAGCTGGAGGCATTTATAAAATTATTTGATTATTTATCAAGTGATGAAGGGTTTATTCTAACTAAGTACGGTATCGAAGGTATACATTATGATTTAGTTGACGGTGAAGTAACCGCTAAGGAAGAAATGATTGAGAAACGAAATGATGGCACGTTTAAGAATGAAGGTGTTGATCATTATATAGCATTTTCTGGTTTAGATCGTGAGGATTCCCTTGGTGGTGGACCTTTTGGACACCAATTTGATAAACAATTTGAAGTCAAGGATAAATTTACAGAGATTAGAAGAAATGATGGTATACAACCAATTACAGGAATTGATCCTCATTCAGTATTACAAGAACATCCGAATTTTGAACAGATCGAACCTGTTACCGTTGTTATGGGAGATGTTGTTCAACAAGCAATTCACGCAGGATCTGATGAAGAGGCGCTAAATATTATTAATGAAACGCGTGGCGCATTAGTTGATGCAGGTATTGAAGAAGTAGCAGCTGAAATTACTAAACAAGCGCAAAGTGGAACAGAATTTATGCGCTATCGAACTTCAAATTAA